In the genome of Calothrix sp. PCC 6303, the window ATTTAGGCTATCAGAACCCCAACTTATTCAACAAAGTCTGGTGGTTTGATTCCCCTGTCTCTAGAGACAGCTTTCTTACAAAGTTAAGTGGAGGCAAAGCCTAGGCTGTTGATTCTGTGCTTTTTCAGAGTTAAAAGTTCACGCAATATCTGTGACATAACTTGTTCCTTGTTTCTGGCAAGAAATACAGAGTTGGAAGAACACCTTCTTCAGTCAGTATATGAGGTGGAGCCTCAAGCTCAGGGTTCACAGGCAGAGCCTAGAAACCAGTCGATGACACAAAAATTGTATGCATAAAAAGCCTGAAAGTCATATCAAACTTTACAGCCTAGTCAAAGCCCCCCTTACTTTGCGGTGTTTTGTCTGGGGTGGCAGGTTTGCTTCTGTCGGATGACCCCGCGAAGCTGCCTTGTAAAATCTCCGTCACAAAACTTATTGGGGCAATTCGCAGCGGGGCGTAGCCCATTGCGACTTGTTTTAAGACTTTAATTCAATCTGTGAAATTTCGATCTAAATCACTACTACATCATGACTACACTTGCAGCAACAAACTTAACTCTCGGTATTTTACTGGGATTGATGATATTTTTATTTATTTTCCGGATTATCTTGACTTGGTATCCCCAAGTTGACTTGAGGCGTTTGCCATTTAGTTTAATTGCTTTCCCCACAGAAATTTTTTTGATTCCTACAAGAAAAATTATCCCACCCTTGGGAGGTGTGGATATTTCCCCAATAATTTGGGTGGGAATTATGAGTTTGATCAGAGAAGTTTTGTTAGGTCAACAGGGATTACTAACAATGAT includes:
- a CDS encoding YggT family protein, whose protein sequence is MTTLAATNLTLGILLGLMIFLFIFRIILTWYPQVDLRRLPFSLIAFPTEIFLIPTRKIIPPLGGVDISPIIWVGIMSLIREVLLGQQGLLTMMMSRV